The following proteins are co-located in the Paroedura picta isolate Pp20150507F chromosome 18, Ppicta_v3.0, whole genome shotgun sequence genome:
- the CHRNB4 gene encoding neuronal acetylcholine receptor subunit beta-4 isoform X1: MPPELSPSPVPHAPETHLPCPQQSRLPPPLPAMRNTSRLFCFFAVVASFMKGSDTADAEERLMNHLLNGSRYNNLIRPAFNSSQLVVIELQVSLAQLINVNEREQIMTTNVWLNQEWTDYRLAWEPADYEGINKLRIPAKKVWLPDIVLYNNADGTYEVSVYTNVIVKNNGSIFWLPPAIYKSACKIEVKHFPFDQQNCTLKFRSWTYDYTEIDMVLKTGTASMDDFTPSGEWDIVALPGRRTVNALDPNYVDVTYDFIIKRKPLFYTINLIIPCVLITSLAILVFYLPSDCGEKMTLCISVLLALTVFLLLISKIVPPTSLDVPLIGKYLMFTMVLVTFSIVTSVCVLNVHHRSPSTHAMPPWVKVVFLEKLPNFLFMQRPENNSARQRMYNRKKTKTESVCTDLSDLYKGSAYFVNTASAKKYDLKLAENADHAGSHQDVRLRTSAKFSPEVQEAIEGVSFIADHMRSEDNNESVVEDWKYVAMVVDRLFLWVFVVVCILGTVGLFLQPLFQNHTIPVNP, encoded by the exons GAAGTGACACGGCAGATGCTGAGGAGCGGCTGATGAACCACCTCCTGAACGGCTCGCGCTACAACAATTTGATCCGCCCGGCCTTCAACTCCTCACAGCTGGTGGTGATAGAACTGCAGGTGTCGTTGGCTCAGCTTATAAATGTG aaCGAGCGTGAGCAGATCATGACGACCAACGTCTGGCTCAATCAG gaaTGGACTGACTACCGCTTGGCTTGGGAACCTGCAGACTATGAAGGAATTAACAAGCTAAGGATCCCGGCGAAAAAGGTCTGGTTGCCGGACATCGTGCTTTACAACAA CGCCGATGGAACATACGAAGTGTCCGTGTACACGAACGTGATCGTGAAGAACAACGGCAGCATATTCTGGCTGCCCCCGGCCATCTACAAGAGCGCCTGCAAGATCGAAGTGAAGCACTTCCCTTTCGACCAGCAGAACTGCACCTTGAAATTCCGGTCGTGGACTTACGACTACACCGAAATCGACATGGTCCTGAAGACCGGCACAGCCAGCATGGACGATTTCACCCCCAGCGGCGAATGGGATATCGTGGCCCTCCCGGGGCGGAGGACCGTAAACGCCTTGGACCCCAATTACGTGGACGTGACCTACGACTTTATCATTAAGCGAAAGCCACTTTTTTACACGATTAACCTCATCATACCGTGCGTGCTCATAACATCCCTTGCCATCCTGGTGTTCTACCTCCCGTCGGACTGCGGGGAGAAGATGACCTTGTGCATCTCAGTTTTGCTCGCCTTGACCGTGTTCTTGCTGCTGATTTCCAAAATTGTCCCCCCGACCTCGCTCGACGTCCCtctgattgggaaatacctgatgtTCACAATGGTCCTTGTGACGTTCTCGATCGTCACCAGCGTTTGCGTGCTGAACGTCCACCACAGGTCGCCGAGTACGCACGCCATGCCGCCGTGGGTCAAGGTAGTCTTCCTGGAGAAGCTTCCCAACTTTCTCTTCATGCAGCGCCCGGAGAACAACTCGGCGCGGCAACGGATGTACAACCGGAAGAAAACGAAGACGGAGTCCGTCTGCACCGACCTCTCTGACCTGTACAAGGGCTCGGCCTATTTTGTGAACACTGCCTCGGCCAAGAAGTACGACTTGAAACTTGCGGAGAACGCCGACCACGCCGGCAGCCATCAGGACGTCCGGCTGAGAACTTCAGCCAAGTTCTCTCCCGAAGTTCAAGAAGCTATCGAGGGGGTCAGTTTCATAGCGGACCACATGAGAAGTGAGGACAACAACGAGAGC gTCGTTGAAGACTGGAAATATGTTGCCATGGTAGTGGACAGACTGTTTCTCTGGGTGTTTGTTGTCGTTTGCATTCTAGGGACCGTCGGCCTGTTCCTCCAGCCCCTTTTCCAAAACCACACCATTCCGGTGAACCCATAA
- the CHRNB4 gene encoding neuronal acetylcholine receptor subunit beta-4 isoform X2, with protein sequence MNHLLNGSRYNNLIRPAFNSSQLVVIELQVSLAQLINVNEREQIMTTNVWLNQEWTDYRLAWEPADYEGINKLRIPAKKVWLPDIVLYNNADGTYEVSVYTNVIVKNNGSIFWLPPAIYKSACKIEVKHFPFDQQNCTLKFRSWTYDYTEIDMVLKTGTASMDDFTPSGEWDIVALPGRRTVNALDPNYVDVTYDFIIKRKPLFYTINLIIPCVLITSLAILVFYLPSDCGEKMTLCISVLLALTVFLLLISKIVPPTSLDVPLIGKYLMFTMVLVTFSIVTSVCVLNVHHRSPSTHAMPPWVKVVFLEKLPNFLFMQRPENNSARQRMYNRKKTKTESVCTDLSDLYKGSAYFVNTASAKKYDLKLAENADHAGSHQDVRLRTSAKFSPEVQEAIEGVSFIADHMRSEDNNESVVEDWKYVAMVVDRLFLWVFVVVCILGTVGLFLQPLFQNHTIPVNP encoded by the exons ATGAACCACCTCCTGAACGGCTCGCGCTACAACAATTTGATCCGCCCGGCCTTCAACTCCTCACAGCTGGTGGTGATAGAACTGCAGGTGTCGTTGGCTCAGCTTATAAATGTG aaCGAGCGTGAGCAGATCATGACGACCAACGTCTGGCTCAATCAG gaaTGGACTGACTACCGCTTGGCTTGGGAACCTGCAGACTATGAAGGAATTAACAAGCTAAGGATCCCGGCGAAAAAGGTCTGGTTGCCGGACATCGTGCTTTACAACAA CGCCGATGGAACATACGAAGTGTCCGTGTACACGAACGTGATCGTGAAGAACAACGGCAGCATATTCTGGCTGCCCCCGGCCATCTACAAGAGCGCCTGCAAGATCGAAGTGAAGCACTTCCCTTTCGACCAGCAGAACTGCACCTTGAAATTCCGGTCGTGGACTTACGACTACACCGAAATCGACATGGTCCTGAAGACCGGCACAGCCAGCATGGACGATTTCACCCCCAGCGGCGAATGGGATATCGTGGCCCTCCCGGGGCGGAGGACCGTAAACGCCTTGGACCCCAATTACGTGGACGTGACCTACGACTTTATCATTAAGCGAAAGCCACTTTTTTACACGATTAACCTCATCATACCGTGCGTGCTCATAACATCCCTTGCCATCCTGGTGTTCTACCTCCCGTCGGACTGCGGGGAGAAGATGACCTTGTGCATCTCAGTTTTGCTCGCCTTGACCGTGTTCTTGCTGCTGATTTCCAAAATTGTCCCCCCGACCTCGCTCGACGTCCCtctgattgggaaatacctgatgtTCACAATGGTCCTTGTGACGTTCTCGATCGTCACCAGCGTTTGCGTGCTGAACGTCCACCACAGGTCGCCGAGTACGCACGCCATGCCGCCGTGGGTCAAGGTAGTCTTCCTGGAGAAGCTTCCCAACTTTCTCTTCATGCAGCGCCCGGAGAACAACTCGGCGCGGCAACGGATGTACAACCGGAAGAAAACGAAGACGGAGTCCGTCTGCACCGACCTCTCTGACCTGTACAAGGGCTCGGCCTATTTTGTGAACACTGCCTCGGCCAAGAAGTACGACTTGAAACTTGCGGAGAACGCCGACCACGCCGGCAGCCATCAGGACGTCCGGCTGAGAACTTCAGCCAAGTTCTCTCCCGAAGTTCAAGAAGCTATCGAGGGGGTCAGTTTCATAGCGGACCACATGAGAAGTGAGGACAACAACGAGAGC gTCGTTGAAGACTGGAAATATGTTGCCATGGTAGTGGACAGACTGTTTCTCTGGGTGTTTGTTGTCGTTTGCATTCTAGGGACCGTCGGCCTGTTCCTCCAGCCCCTTTTCCAAAACCACACCATTCCGGTGAACCCATAA